One genomic segment of Hevea brasiliensis isolate MT/VB/25A 57/8 chromosome 3, ASM3005281v1, whole genome shotgun sequence includes these proteins:
- the LOC131178569 gene encoding WRKY transcription factor 44-like, with protein sequence MEIKEAERVVIAKPVASRPTCSNFRSFSELLEGSINGSPPNVCSETTVAAIRPKTVRFKPMVSRAPAASVSSQADLSGTALFSSSDKVSNPDSKPPVIYKPQAKFVSKTTVSLLANMGNFDVSHQQQSLPLVEARVQSIIQDKHNFTSQITSKFSQNIQSHAQTDETTEPSRLTSQIQEEDPKNLSAASNGDRPSYDGYNWRKYGQKQVKGSEYPRSYYKCTHPNCPVKKKVERSLAGQIAEIVYKGEHNHSKPQPPKRNSSGMQGLGIVSDGNGQDMSTPLWNNHLNDRNEGSEGRVEDQNETGLPVHSTYQGKAPPSHDPVGIGSINAGVITSDNSCGLSGECDEGSKGMDGDDDEPKAKRRKNDNQSNEAGISGEGAQAQEPCPLVQSSNETEIVGDGFRWRKYGQKVVKGNPYPRSYYRCTGLKCNVRKYVERVSDDPGAFITTYEGKHNHEMPVRGTNSVSEPNSRVPTTRSKA encoded by the exons ATGGAAATCAAGGAAGCAGAAAGGGTAGTTATTGCTAAGCCAGTAGCTTCCAGGCCTACTTGCTCCAATTTTAGGTCTTTCTCAGAGCTTCTTGAAGGTTCCATTAATGGTTCACCCCCTAATGTGTGTTCAGAAACCACAGTTGCTGCTATCAGACCAAAGACGGTGAGGTTCAAGCCAATGGTGAGTCGTGCTCCAGCTGCATCGGTTTCTTCCCAG GCTGATCTCTCTGGAACAGCACTTTTCAGTTCGTCTGATAAAGTTTCAAATCCAGATAGTAAACCCCCTGTTATATATAAACCACAGGCCAAGTTTGTATCGAAGACAACCGTTTCTCTTTTGGCAAATATG GGAAATTTCGATGTGAGTCATCAACAACAATCACTACCATTGGTTGAGGCTCGAGTTCAAAGTATAATCCAAGACAAACACAATTTTACATCCCAGATTACCTCAAAATTTTCCCAGAATATTCAATCTCATGCACAAACAGATGAGACTACCGAACCCTCAAGGTTAACATCTCAGATCCAGGAGGAGGATCCAAAAAACTTATCTGCTGCATCTAATGGGGATCGACCTTCATATGATGGTTATAATTGGAGAAAATATGGGCAAAAGCAAGTAAAAGGAAGTGAGTATCCGCGAAGTTACTACAAGTGCACACATCCAAATTGTCCAGTGAAAAAGAAGGTTGAAAGATCATTGGCTGGGCAGATTGCAGAAATTGTCTACAAGGGTGAACACAACCATTCAAAGCCTCAGCCTCCTAAACGCAACTCATCAGGGATGCAAGGGCTAGGAATTGTGTCCGATGGCAATGGTCAAGATATGAGCACCCCATTATGGAACAATCACCTGAATGATAGAAATGAAGGTTCTGAAGGTAGAGTTGAAGATCAGAATGAAACAGGATTGCCTGTTCATTCAACTTATCAGGGTAAAGCTCCTCCATCCCATGATCCTGTTGGAATTGGATCGATTAATGCTGGTGTTATAACTTCTGACAACTCTTGTGGGCTTAGTGGGGAATGTGATGAAGGAAGTAAGGGAATGGATGGAGATGATGATGAGCCTAAAGCTAAAAGGAG GAAAAATGATAATCAATCAAATGAAGCAGGCATATCGGGCGAAGGTGCACAGGCACAAGAGCCCTGTCCATTGGTGCAAAGTTCTAATGAAACTGAGATTGTGGGTGATGGTTTTCGCTGGAGAAAATATGGGCAGAAGGTTGTGAAAGGAAATCCATATCCCAG AAGTTACTATCGATGCACGGGTCTAAAATGCAATGTCCGCAAGTATGTGGAGAGAGTATCAGATGATCCAGGAGCTTTTATTACAACATATGAGGGGAAACATAACCATGAGATGCCTGTCAGGGGTACAAATTCGGTATCTGAACCCAATTCACGGGTTCCTACTACAAGAAGCAAGGCATGA